The stretch of DNA CCGGACGATACGAAAACGTTCGGTTTCCAGAAAATACGGGAAGCGGATTTGAAAGAGACCTATCGATTGTTGGAGCGCTACCTCGCGGGATTCCATCTAACGCCGGCGTTTGATGAGGACAAATTCCGCCACTGGTTCTTGCCTCAAGAAAGTATCATTGATTGTTTCGTGGTGGAGAAgagactttttcaataaaaccaGAGCCGCGTCGAAGTGGAAGGGATGAAATTTTCGGTATCTGATGTCGACTGCTTACACTGTAAGCCTTACAGCATAAATTAACCTACTTAAATTTACTTCGTCAACGTAATATATAAATAGATCTTATTTAACTAGCGAAAAGTTGATAATGTGCCTGTAAGAGATTTAGGTGATAAAAAAATAGCCATAAAGGTATattattttgaatcattttcGCCTATGTTTAGGATATATATTAAACCAGCGTCATGGGTAGTATGTACCAAAAAAATCGTCGTATATACCGTATATcacatcaaacaatttctagagaatttccaattcattcattcattaatgTTAGCAATTCATCATCTTATATACCGATGTTTTTTGGTGTccctaaattaaaaaaatgtattatgTTACATTCAATAGGCTTCCAGTATAGAAAAAATCTAAACAGATTCGACAGATTTGATTAATTAATTTTCAGGAGAAGCATTTATTTCTCATGGCAATAGAtatcaatttaaaaattctaacaaattcataaatttcgatgatttaaatttgtttctttgtttttctcATATTTACGAGCTATAGCTAACAACTCTGCCTTAttcatagtgaatgatgagacttttcattttttcttagctacggaaattatattccgaaatatgaaatcgcattagggacctaacgaaatctaaattgacaaatgagtgttttgccgttcactttacttcattgtgaaaaaacacatacataaacTTGCATATAATTCCTCCGCATTTCCTTTAATCTAAACATCGTAATAttcattaaccctttcattacaacagtgtgctccgccgaagtgctacccctgtacggagcactgtgccgaaaagtatgcacatcgcgctggtgtgatcgaagagcagtatgaattccatgtcgtctaaagacgacgctcgtacacacagctcgtcgcgcggacgtcgtctatagacgacgctcgtaacgaaagggttaaattcaccatttttaaattcaatacaaatccaacgctatttatttttattggcaacactgaaaaaatctgctttgtttacaaaatttatcgaaatcagtcaatcagaaatcagaacgactgacagaaatttggtccgtatctgacagaaatttggttcGTAAAGgaccctattgtctgatcttatcttaggttttgaccaaggcgcttatatcaatgtaaagggtgtgtcacatcaaattgcatcacggaaaaaacgctgtagaaatttattttttaggaattataccttcagcttttgcttataatcagataagagtgtatagatcacgttggccatgcttcactgtcaatttttcgtaaatttggaaaaatatcgtcgaacgaaaaagagcgtcgtgaattaatcctgtgcactcatttcgagaatccggagttgtcacatcgggacatcggtaagatgctgggaatcgtcagcagagtactaaaacgatactttgagaacctaaccatcgaccgcaaggtgaagaacggcaaaaatggatgctccgtcagtgaaaaagatcacaagcgcgtagttaagcagtttagacgtgatccgagaagttcgttccgggatgtcgccaataagctgaatttgtcaagttcattcgtccagcggaccaagcagcgggagggcctgcgtacatacaaggttcagaaggctcctaaccgcgacgaaaggcaaaacatggtggggaagacgcgagcccggaagctgtacaccgaaatgctgacgaagccgcattgcctggtaatggacgacgaaacctacgtcaaagcggactttcgtctgCTGCCggtcctgttgttcttctccgcagaggacaaattcagcgttccggaggagattcgcaagcagaaactatccaagtttgccaaaaagtacatggtgtggcaagcgatctgctcttgcggaaagcggagcgcccccttcgtgatgaccggcacggtaaacgggcaggtttaccttaaggagtgcctacagaagcgcttactaccaccattgaagcagcacgagggcccgaccatcttctggccggatctcgcttcgtgccactattcaaaggacgtgttggagtggtacgaagccaacggggtcaccttcgtgccaaaggaaatgaacccgcccaacgcgccggagcttcgcccaatagagaaatattgagcgattatgaagcaggccctccggaagaacccaaaagttgttaaatcggaggcggacttcaagagaaaatggatttctgttaaaaaaaaactacaacctgacgttgtacagaaccttatggacggggtaaagaggaaggtgcaagcatacgggcttgagctcgaagtatgaataaaaagaaaatgccaaaagttgtttaatagtttttattttactgtctgaaattttcaaaaggattggtctactggcgaatttctacagcgttttttccgtgatgcaatttgatgtgacacaccctttataacaggtgaagcaacatcatcacttcaataagaaggggattacggtttgtggagcgggggttgtttgttttgttattgctaggatacaccatttttgcattttcacatgcgagagtagtggaaatgagaatgaaattctacaaaatcatcccttctttttcacataaattcgcgaaagtcgaacatagtaggcatcgttcgaataagcatcGTAGCAGTGTGTAGCGAGCCGCcagcagcgttctgatgctgtttgtaaacaataccgacagcaattccaatatggctgaaagtgcatttcatatgattgtttcacctggtatatatagaggcgccttggtttttaccaagatggtggagttaacaggtggctcgtaatttacactatttagaaaagacgtatgaggaatggcaagacgaaaagtttggatttgtttatgttattacttacgttggtatggttacatttgatttcgtcgaaggtatttgaagcagtataataactaaacagttgtcgttgaaaatggtaacctagtaacctttatgcatatgcttccgccagctggcttggctgatgtgatatgatttattcagggaatgctttgatcgtggtaccgccactggcgcataatttgcagctttgttttttgtgctggttcataacggcaatcaaccgtgccagcgatactgtagtcaatgtttagtgttgtttggataccatctatgtaaataagttcaaacttacgggatacgtccatttcaaacaataccattaaaatggtgaacaactgtcaaattaaaaataaggaacttttgctcaacagtatgattttaaatccaaaagctgaaccaaagatgtaaagcccagactgtgtcacttgaactgtaaaatatgtatgcaaatagcaaaacatctgcataaaaatgcatttaagttgtaaaaaaaaaaaaaaaaaagggatacgtccgaacggcaattctgacattacgttttaccttccacttcactttccttggtttTTACCTAACACTCTGTGAACGCACGCCACAGATGTCAAGTCACACATGAATGATTGTAATCATTCGTTACGGTGATTTTAAATATAGTCTACCACATAACCGGACCGGATCAATGAATTTAGCAGCGATAGAATGTTTTTGTTCATCGTGACCAATTAGAATGCATATAATGCTTCCAGTATTTACATCTGGGAATAATCGTTTGGAACTAACGATGAATTAACTAATATTCATTACCTTGGATTGCAATGATTGTTTTGAGGTCTATTTACGTGCGGTTCCTAAGCATCATTCTTCTGGCATCGATATGTGTCACATTACTGATTTCAAGTCTTCCGATATCATCTGGTAGGTTAGATTGGTAATATCACCGTTTATCTTATAAATCACGTACATTTCCAGAGACGTGCAAATGTGAAGGTGCTTCTGAACGCGATATCCAACATGAGAAATTTCACAGAAGTTTTAAAGAAACGTTTACTTCGGAAAAACCCAAGTTAGCACTGTTGGTTCCATTCCGAGATCGATTCGATGAATTACTTCGATTCGTTCCTCACATCTCGGCGTTCCTGAATCGACAGCAGATTCCATTTCACATATTTGTGTTGAATCAGAATGATCGATACCGTTTCAACAGAGCATCGTTGATAAATGTAGGATTCGTACAGGTTAAAGATCACTATGATTATATTGCGATGCATGATGTGGATTTGCTTCCACTCAACGACAATCTAAAATACGACTACCCAGGAGATGGACCCCTGCATATTTCCGGCCCCGAATTCCACCCAAAGTACCATTATGCCACATTCATTGGGGGAATCCTGCTGCTCAAAACCGAACATTATCAGCAGCTCAATGGCATGTCGAACAACTATTGGGGATGGGGTTTAGAAGACGATGAGTTCTACGTGCGCATAAAGGAAATGGGACTAGAGATAGCGCGTCCTCGGAATATAACCACCGGTGTTGACGATACGTTTTTGTGCGTTTATATTATGTGTAGCAACAATAAATATTATATTTGAATTCCGTATTTTTCAGGCATATCCACGATCGATTGCATCGAAGACGTGACACAACTAAATGCTTCAATCAGCGTGAAATCACGCGTCGAAGAGACCGCGAAACGGGACTCAGCACCCTACGATATAGAATCGACAGCACTAAGGAGCTAACCATCGATAAGGATGCGTTGACAGTGCTTAACATTAACCTAGAGTGTGATAAATCGAAAACGCCATGGTGTGAATGTGTTTCTGAAACAAAGAGTCGGTTggaaagcaagaaaaaaaattagctaTTCTCTTCAAACTATGAAATTAACATCCAGTTGCCATAATCATTCGCCGTAATACCCATTTACTAATCAGTTTCCCTCTTAATGCAAAACACTGAACCATATCAAACCAATCATTTTAtccataattttttctcatttccaCATTTGCTTTAAATTTGTAGGATGAGGAACTAATCTCGCGATACACATAATACAAAAcaatacataaacataagtataatATATAATTTCAGCTACCTAACTGAATATAGTAAAACAGTGCGAAAATCCCTTGAGACCATGATTCGTATTTTAAAATCAACATCccaatatatttatatttctcTTTTGGTAGTTCTAAGTACAGCATTCTCCAACTGTGTTGGAGTTTTTTCTCTCAAATTGAAACAGGGCGAATTATACCTGGACAGCGGCCAATTTCAACTTCTTTGGTACAACCTAAATGCGGAGAGAAGAAACAAACTATCATTATTTATTATGTTGCACAAACAGAACGTTAAGTGCAATTTACATGAACTGAATAGCGATAAATACAACAAAGGTCACACTTTGCTACCTCC from Toxorhynchites rutilus septentrionalis strain SRP chromosome 3, ASM2978413v1, whole genome shotgun sequence encodes:
- the LOC129778675 gene encoding glycylpeptide N-tetradecanoyltransferase-like yields the protein MDSFRLPVAFSHYWYRYMNPKKLVEIKFYHLSRNMTMQRTTKLYKLPDDTKTFGFQKIREADLKETYRLLERYLAGFHLTPAFDEDKFRHWFLPQESIIDCFVVEKRLFQ
- the LOC129775790 gene encoding beta-1,4-galactosyltransferase 7, with amino-acid sequence MIVLRSIYVRFLSIILLASICVTLLISSLPISSETCKCEGASERDIQHEKFHRSFKETFTSEKPKLALLVPFRDRFDELLRFVPHISAFLNRQQIPFHIFVLNQNDRYRFNRASLINVGFVQVKDHYDYIAMHDVDLLPLNDNLKYDYPGDGPLHISGPEFHPKYHYATFIGGILLLKTEHYQQLNGMSNNYWGWGLEDDEFYVRIKEMGLEIARPRNITTGVDDTFLHIHDRLHRRRDTTKCFNQREITRRRDRETGLSTLRYRIDSTKELTIDKDALTVLNINLECDKSKTPWCECVSETKSRLESKKKN